A window of Psychrilyobacter piezotolerans contains these coding sequences:
- the atpA gene encoding F0F1 ATP synthase subunit alpha — translation MKIRPEEISSIIRTEIENYKKSLDIKTSGSVVEVGDGIARIYGLSNAKAGELLEFPNGVRGLVQNLEENNVGAVLLGDATAVKEGDEVRATGEIASVPAGEALLGRVVNALGDPIDGKGEIKAETRMNIEKKATGIIQRKPVHEPMQTGIKSIDGMVPIGRGQRELIIGDRQTGKTAVAIDTIINQKGTGVKCVYVAIGQKRSTVVNIVKKLEDAGAMDNTIVVAATASEAASLQYIAPYAGVAMAEYFSEKGEHVLIIYDDLTKHAIAYREMSLLLKRPPGREAYPGDVFYLHSRLLERAAKLSDEMGAGSITALPIIETQAGDVAAYIPTNVISITDGQIFLTTDLFNAGQRPAVDAGISVSRVGGAAQIKAMKQVASKVKLELSQYNEVLSFSQFGSDLDKATKAQLERGHRIMAMLKQAQYRPYKVEEQVISFYSVTKGHLDSIELEDIARFETDLIADLRNNSTILDEIAEKQALDKDLEAKIDKAISEFKANFS, via the coding sequence TTGAAAATTAGACCGGAAGAGATCAGTTCTATTATAAGGACTGAGATCGAAAATTATAAAAAATCTTTAGATATAAAAACTTCAGGATCTGTAGTAGAAGTTGGAGACGGAATTGCTAGAATATACGGTTTAAGCAATGCAAAAGCCGGAGAATTATTAGAATTTCCAAATGGTGTAAGAGGATTGGTTCAAAACCTTGAGGAAAATAACGTAGGTGCGGTACTTTTAGGAGACGCAACTGCAGTTAAAGAAGGGGATGAAGTAAGAGCTACAGGAGAAATAGCATCTGTTCCAGCAGGAGAGGCGTTATTAGGAAGAGTAGTAAATGCACTAGGAGATCCAATAGATGGTAAAGGTGAAATAAAAGCCGAAACTAGAATGAATATAGAGAAAAAAGCTACAGGTATCATCCAAAGAAAACCTGTACATGAGCCAATGCAAACTGGAATCAAGTCAATAGACGGAATGGTTCCAATCGGTAGAGGACAAAGAGAACTTATAATCGGAGATAGACAAACTGGTAAAACAGCAGTAGCTATCGATACAATTATAAATCAAAAAGGTACTGGAGTTAAGTGTGTTTACGTAGCAATTGGTCAAAAAAGATCGACTGTAGTAAATATAGTTAAAAAGTTAGAGGATGCAGGAGCTATGGATAACACAATCGTAGTAGCAGCAACAGCATCTGAAGCAGCTTCATTACAATATATTGCACCATATGCTGGTGTAGCAATGGCAGAATACTTCTCAGAAAAGGGAGAGCACGTTTTAATCATCTATGATGATCTTACAAAACATGCCATCGCTTACAGAGAAATGTCATTATTATTAAAGAGACCACCAGGCAGAGAAGCATATCCTGGAGACGTTTTCTATCTACATAGTAGATTATTGGAGAGAGCGGCTAAATTATCTGATGAGATGGGAGCTGGATCAATTACAGCCTTACCGATCATCGAAACTCAAGCAGGAGACGTAGCAGCATATATCCCGACAAACGTAATCTCGATTACAGACGGGCAAATATTCCTGACTACAGACCTATTTAATGCAGGACAAAGACCGGCAGTTGACGCAGGAATATCTGTATCAAGGGTTGGAGGAGCGGCTCAAATTAAGGCTATGAAGCAGGTAGCTTCTAAAGTTAAATTAGAGTTATCTCAATACAATGAAGTATTATCTTTCTCACAATTTGGTTCTGACCTGGATAAGGCAACTAAAGCTCAGTTAGAAAGAGGACATAGAATCATGGCAATGTTAAAGCAGGCTCAATATAGACCGTATAAAGTAGAGGAGCAAGTAATCTCATTCTACTCTGTAACTAAAGGTCATTTAGATTCAATTGAATTAGAAGATATCGCTAGATTTGAAACTGATTTAATAGCTGATTTAAGAAATAATTCTACTATTTTAGATGAAATAGCAGAAAAGCAAGCTTTAGACAAAGATTTAGAAGCTAAGATAGACAAGGCTATATCAGAATTTAAAGCAAATTTTAGTTAA
- the atpH gene encoding ATP synthase F1 subunit delta yields the protein MIGAKVGKRYAVAIYDIAAGENKVTEVYETLNSIMETYLNDVEFKNLVAHPLISKEDKKNFVNKVFPALDEVEMDIVDYLIDKDRLLDIRSIVAEFLKIYYEKNQIVDVEATFALEPSEVQKENLIKKLETKTGKKINLTVKIDSSIIAGGILKIGDEITDGSIKRQLETLWKK from the coding sequence ATGATAGGGGCTAAAGTAGGAAAAAGATATGCTGTAGCAATTTACGATATTGCTGCAGGAGAAAATAAAGTAACTGAAGTCTATGAAACTCTTAATTCTATTATGGAAACATATTTAAATGATGTAGAGTTTAAAAATTTAGTAGCTCATCCGCTTATTTCAAAAGAAGATAAGAAAAACTTTGTAAATAAAGTATTTCCTGCCTTGGATGAAGTTGAGATGGATATAGTAGATTACTTAATTGATAAAGACAGACTACTAGACATTAGATCTATTGTAGCAGAGTTTTTAAAAATCTATTATGAAAAAAATCAAATAGTAGATGTAGAAGCTACCTTTGCGTTAGAACCTAGTGAAGTACAAAAAGAAAATCTAATTAAAAAATTAGAAACAAAAACAGGTAAAAAAATAAACTTAACTGTAAAGATAGACAGCTCTATTATCGCAGGTGGAATCCTTAAAATTGGGGACGAAATTACAGACGGTAGTATCAAGAGGCAACTAGAAACTTTATGGAAAAAATAG
- the atpF gene encoding F0F1 ATP synthase subunit B has protein sequence MNETIMPAVGIDINLFWQIINFVILIFVFKKYFHKPLNDFLETRREKIAGELTHAKKDREAAASLNEQAAMTRKTAKLEANKIITMAEKKAEDRKEHILKETHATREKMIATAEADIAKMKSQARKELQVEATKLAATLAEKMINEKMNNELGGNLLDQFIDEVGDTK, from the coding sequence TTGAACGAGACAATCATGCCAGCAGTAGGTATAGATATTAATCTATTTTGGCAAATAATAAACTTTGTTATACTTATTTTTGTTTTCAAGAAATATTTTCATAAACCATTGAATGATTTCTTAGAAACAAGAAGAGAAAAAATAGCAGGAGAATTAACTCACGCTAAAAAGGATAGGGAAGCAGCGGCTAGCTTAAATGAACAAGCAGCCATGACAAGAAAGACAGCAAAATTAGAAGCTAACAAGATAATAACTATGGCAGAAAAAAAGGCTGAAGACAGAAAAGAACATATTCTTAAAGAAACACACGCTACTAGAGAAAAGATGATAGCAACAGCAGAAGCTGATATCGCTAAGATGAAATCTCAAGCTAGAAAAGAACTGCAGGTTGAAGCTACTAAGTTGGCAGCGACATTAGCTGAAAAGATGATCAATGAAAAGATGAATAATGAACTAGGAGGAAACTTACTAGACCAATTCATTGATGAGGTAGGGGATACTAAATGA
- the atpE gene encoding ATP synthase F0 subunit C — protein MDMMTAKTIILAASALGAGLAMIAGLGPGIGEGYAAGKAVESVARQPEAKGDIISTMVMGQAISESTGIYSLVIALILLYANPFIGLLG, from the coding sequence ATGGATATGATGACAGCAAAAACAATAATATTAGCAGCTTCAGCTTTAGGTGCTGGGTTAGCAATGATCGCAGGATTAGGGCCAGGAATAGGAGAAGGTTATGCAGCAGGTAAAGCAGTAGAATCAGTAGCAAGACAACCAGAAGCTAAAGGAGATATCATCTCTACAATGGTAATGGGTCAAGCAATCTCAGAATCAACTGGTATCTACTCATTAGTAATCGCTTTAATATTATTATACGCAAATCCATTCATCGGATTATTAGGATAA
- the atpB gene encoding F0F1 ATP synthase subunit A: MKAGAVSILTPPLVEGPKVVFFIPTPHKFSFAMEMANGGYGIPVTITVVTTWVLIALFFLFFNWGLKNLEMVPGKKQAFFETLYDVYDGLVTQMFGRRGREFVVYISALISFIAISNITSFFPIPGFSTVNGQLVISPLLRSPSADINTTLGLALITTYMFVSMAVKEQGIKGYTKGLCEPIPVMLPMNLIGELAKPTNISMRLFGNAFAGMVIMGLLYMAAPVVVPAPLHLYFDLFQGLVQSFVFTMLTMVYIQGSLAEDEYRI; the protein is encoded by the coding sequence GTGAAAGCTGGAGCAGTAAGTATACTTACGCCACCACTAGTTGAAGGACCGAAGGTAGTATTTTTTATACCGACTCCTCATAAATTTTCGTTCGCTATGGAAATGGCAAATGGAGGATATGGGATTCCAGTAACGATTACAGTTGTAACAACCTGGGTATTGATAGCTTTATTTTTCCTATTTTTTAATTGGGGATTAAAGAATCTTGAGATGGTACCAGGAAAAAAACAGGCATTTTTCGAAACATTATATGATGTGTATGATGGTTTAGTGACACAGATGTTTGGTAGAAGAGGAAGGGAATTTGTAGTGTATATATCAGCTTTAATAAGTTTTATAGCTATATCTAATATTACATCATTTTTTCCAATTCCAGGATTCAGCACAGTAAATGGACAGCTTGTTATATCTCCATTACTGAGATCTCCATCGGCAGATATCAACACGACATTAGGGCTAGCTCTAATAACAACTTACATGTTTGTATCAATGGCAGTCAAAGAACAAGGGATAAAAGGATATACAAAAGGATTGTGTGAACCAATTCCAGTTATGTTACCGATGAACTTAATCGGAGAATTAGCTAAACCAACTAATATCTCTATGCGTTTGTTTGGTAATGCATTTGCAGGTATGGTAATCATGGGACTGTTATATATGGCAGCACCAGTAGTAGTACCGGCACCATTACATCTATACTTTGATCTATTTCAAGGTCTAGTACAAAGTTTCGTATTTACCATGTTAACAATGGTATATATTCAAGGATCATTAGCAGAAGATGAATACAGAATTTAA
- a CDS encoding ATPase — MGKELKILIRNSVITSALILIYGIVTLDKLVLLAMFGGSLVSLLTLYMTIRDAEVSVHSSNANKITILGYTKRYFVYGIFLYIMAKFLGFSGIVMGGMGLLNVKFNILLFGVNGFINKLKHRLKN, encoded by the coding sequence ATGGGAAAAGAATTAAAAATACTCATAAGAAATAGTGTGATAACATCGGCATTGATACTTATATACGGGATAGTAACTTTGGATAAATTAGTGCTGCTGGCTATGTTCGGAGGCTCCTTAGTTTCCCTTCTGACTCTATATATGACCATAAGGGATGCAGAAGTTTCTGTCCACAGTTCAAACGCTAATAAAATAACGATATTAGGATACACTAAAAGGTATTTTGTATATGGTATATTTTTATATATAATGGCTAAATTTTTAGGATTTAGCGGTATTGTAATGGGAGGAATGGGACTTTTAAATGTTAAGTTCAACATATTATTATTTGGTGTTAATGGATTTATAAATAAATTGAAACACAGATTAAAAAATTAA
- a CDS encoding AtpZ/AtpI family protein: MDMGSKNDIFYYLSLLTQLGFTIIFSILICIFIYKVIAKFIGENIFLFVFFIILGVVGGFYNAYRLIMKKK, from the coding sequence ATGGATATGGGCAGCAAAAATGACATATTTTATTACTTATCTTTACTCACTCAATTGGGATTCACTATAATATTTAGTATTCTGATATGTATTTTTATCTATAAAGTAATTGCAAAATTTATAGGTGAAAATATATTTTTATTTGTTTTTTTTATTATATTAGGTGTTGTAGGGGGATTTTATAATGCTTACCGCCTCATAATGAAAAAAAAATAA
- a CDS encoding MFS transporter, which yields MEKNRKNIMMISYIMFAYMGIAFLSQGSLKLEMAGSFGITTSKLQYLFTVFSTASMVTVIANKVFLERVPLRVEVILSSVFILVGTFFMILTKNINIFMVGLILSGLGIGIYISLGSYLIMNTFTEDRTGKLNFLHFSYSISAVITPIVAAALIGINLSWNMVYTILLILVIAVILLALKTNFDGVIHKKEDNENNRDSIKWDLKVYLSAWMLFLYVFTEMIFSYWIVEYMVNQGAHGGEAKVSLSIFWLFIAGGRLLTGKLGHKFKVNNIVITLLIVALTSYFTLMLVSGVWITYIFVGLLGLGFSSLYPSIIALGTEGRKNISPSLMTFIMTSGSVGGIIYSPISGWVNSNFDVAATVGIGVITTVLMLSISLYLKFKKYND from the coding sequence ATGGAAAAAAACAGAAAAAATATCATGATGATATCATATATCATGTTTGCGTATATGGGGATAGCTTTTTTATCCCAGGGATCTTTAAAATTAGAGATGGCAGGCAGCTTTGGAATAACTACATCTAAATTACAATATTTATTCACGGTATTTTCAACGGCAAGTATGGTTACGGTAATCGCCAATAAGGTATTTTTAGAGAGAGTTCCACTGAGGGTGGAGGTTATTTTGTCCAGTGTGTTTATATTGGTTGGAACATTTTTTATGATTTTGACAAAAAATATAAATATATTCATGGTGGGATTAATACTGTCAGGCTTGGGGATAGGAATATATATATCTTTGGGGAGTTATTTGATTATGAATACATTTACCGAAGATAGAACCGGAAAACTTAATTTTCTGCATTTTTCATATTCTATAAGTGCAGTAATAACTCCTATTGTAGCAGCGGCATTGATTGGAATAAATCTCAGCTGGAATATGGTGTATACTATACTTTTAATTTTGGTAATTGCAGTTATTCTTTTAGCTCTCAAGACAAATTTTGATGGTGTGATCCATAAAAAAGAAGACAATGAAAATAATCGTGATTCAATTAAATGGGATCTTAAGGTATATTTATCGGCATGGATGCTTTTCTTATATGTTTTTACAGAGATGATATTTTCATATTGGATAGTGGAATATATGGTGAATCAAGGTGCTCATGGGGGAGAAGCCAAGGTATCCCTTTCAATATTTTGGTTATTTATAGCAGGAGGAAGATTGCTGACCGGTAAATTAGGCCATAAATTTAAGGTGAATAATATAGTTATAACTTTATTAATCGTGGCTTTGACATCGTATTTTACTCTGATGCTGGTTTCAGGGGTTTGGATCACCTATATCTTCGTAGGTCTTTTGGGGCTGGGATTTTCCAGTCTATATCCATCTATCATAGCTTTAGGAACCGAGGGAAGAAAAAATATAAGCCCCAGTCTGATGACCTTTATAATGACCTCCGGATCTGTAGGAGGGATAATATATTCTCCCATCTCCGGATGGGTAAATAGTAATTTTGATGTGGCGGCAACTGTGGGAATAGGGGTAATAACCACTGTATTGATGCTGTCTATATCACTTTATTTGAAATTTAAAAAATATAATGACTAA
- a CDS encoding class I SAM-dependent DNA methyltransferase has translation MMNMYKNFSKVYDIMMEYADYDGWKDIIEEKIERYGDAPKTILDLGCGTGEVLLRLLPNYEMTGVDLSKEMVEIANRKIDAASFYVQDMRELKLDKKHDVVISLFDTVNHLISMEGLKKTFSSVWKNLNEDGLYIFDVVTRELMDEMFPGGNFIDDRGDIMIIWEHEEDMEEGVDYVDTTFFVKQKNGMFKKITEEYVKKIFTVDEIMNTAKEAGFQVVEVEENSELAGERIFFTLKK, from the coding sequence ATGATGAATATGTATAAAAATTTTTCCAAAGTATACGATATAATGATGGAATATGCAGATTATGATGGATGGAAGGATATCATCGAAGAAAAGATAGAAAGATATGGAGATGCTCCTAAAACTATCTTAGATTTAGGGTGTGGGACAGGAGAAGTCCTCCTCAGATTACTCCCTAATTATGAGATGACAGGTGTGGATCTGTCTAAAGAGATGGTGGAGATAGCCAATAGAAAGATAGATGCGGCATCATTTTATGTGCAGGATATGAGGGAGTTAAAATTAGATAAAAAACATGATGTTGTTATCTCTCTTTTCGATACGGTAAATCATTTGATCTCCATGGAAGGGCTGAAGAAAACTTTTTCCAGTGTGTGGAAAAACTTAAATGAAGATGGATTGTATATCTTTGATGTAGTAACCAGGGAACTCATGGATGAGATGTTTCCAGGAGGAAACTTTATAGATGACAGGGGAGATATAATGATCATCTGGGAGCACGAGGAGGATATGGAGGAAGGGGTAGATTATGTGGATACCACTTTCTTTGTGAAACAGAAAAATGGGATGTTTAAAAAGATAACAGAGGAATATGTAAAGAAGATATTTACTGTAGATGAGATAATGAATACTGCCAAAGAGGCAGGGTTCCAGGTAGTGGAAGTAGAAGAAAACTCAGAATTAGCAGGGGAAAGAATATTCTTTACATTGAAAAAATAA
- the glmM gene encoding phosphoglucosamine mutase, whose product MNYPYRKEKNTGGYNMQKRKYFGTDGIRGEANRELTVDIAMRLGYALAYYLKKKNPDKKKINVVIGSDTRISGYMLRSALMAGLSSMGVHITYVGVLPTPGVAYLTQIKSADAGIMISASHNPAKDNGIKIFRSNGTKLPDEIELELEVLMDSYEEISKECVAGDKVGKVLMEDDDFFLYRDFLLSTVKGDFSGMKIILDAANGAAFELARSVFSRLGAEIVSINDLPNGTNINVNCGSTHPEILAKVVVGYSADLGLAYDGDADRLMAVDKFGNIIDGDKIISILALNLKEKDELNNNKVVTTVMSNMGFEKYLENKGITLVRANVGDRYVIAKMKEQGLNLGGEQSGHIIMSDYNTTGDGVLVSLKLVEALRDCGKSIDELVSGIVDWPQILVNVRVENSKKNTWNENSVIKEIIKIKEKEMDGLGRVLVRTSGTEPLVRVMVEGKDKTQVDSVAEEIAQVVKKELG is encoded by the coding sequence ATGAATTACCCGTACAGGAAAGAGAAAAATACAGGGGGATACAATATGCAAAAGAGAAAGTATTTTGGAACAGACGGGATAAGGGGAGAAGCCAACAGGGAATTAACAGTGGATATAGCCATGAGATTAGGTTATGCCCTGGCTTATTATTTAAAGAAAAAAAACCCGGATAAAAAAAAGATAAATGTAGTTATCGGAAGTGACACCAGAATATCCGGATATATGTTGAGGTCTGCTCTAATGGCAGGATTATCTTCTATGGGTGTTCATATTACCTATGTAGGAGTGCTGCCAACTCCAGGTGTAGCATACCTTACTCAAATAAAATCAGCTGATGCAGGAATAATGATTTCAGCTTCTCATAATCCGGCTAAGGATAACGGGATAAAGATATTCAGGAGTAATGGAACGAAGCTGCCGGATGAGATAGAGTTAGAGTTGGAAGTTTTAATGGACAGCTATGAGGAGATCTCAAAGGAATGTGTAGCAGGAGATAAAGTGGGGAAGGTACTTATGGAAGATGATGACTTTTTCCTATATAGAGACTTCTTATTATCTACTGTAAAGGGAGATTTTTCAGGGATGAAAATAATCTTAGATGCAGCCAATGGGGCAGCCTTTGAATTGGCTAGGTCAGTATTTTCAAGATTAGGAGCAGAGATAGTATCTATAAATGACCTGCCCAATGGAACGAATATAAATGTAAATTGCGGGTCAACTCATCCAGAAATTTTAGCTAAAGTTGTAGTGGGGTACAGTGCAGACCTGGGATTGGCCTATGATGGAGATGCTGACAGGCTGATGGCAGTGGATAAATTCGGGAATATAATAGATGGAGATAAGATCATATCTATATTGGCTTTAAATTTAAAAGAAAAAGATGAGTTGAATAATAATAAGGTAGTGACTACTGTCATGAGTAATATGGGGTTTGAAAAATACCTGGAAAATAAAGGGATTACTTTAGTGAGAGCTAATGTAGGAGACAGATATGTAATAGCTAAGATGAAGGAGCAGGGATTAAATCTCGGAGGGGAACAATCGGGGCATATAATAATGTCGGATTATAACACTACAGGAGACGGAGTTTTAGTATCTTTAAAATTAGTAGAAGCACTCCGTGACTGTGGTAAATCTATAGATGAATTGGTATCAGGTATAGTTGACTGGCCGCAAATTTTAGTTAACGTAAGGGTAGAAAACTCCAAGAAAAATACCTGGAATGAGAATAGTGTAATAAAAGAAATCATAAAGATAAAGGAAAAAGAGATGGACGGGTTAGGAAGGGTATTAGTCAGAACTTCTGGGACGGAACCTTTGGTTAGAGTCATGGTAGAGGGAAAGGATAAAACTCAGGTAGATTCAGTAGCGGAAGAGATAGCACAAGTGGTAAAAAAAGAATTGGGATAA
- a CDS encoding Gx transporter family protein translates to MKRNKKNENKKRELYLVAFVLLALYFSLFETIIPKPFPWMKLGLANLATIIVLVKFGKKMAFEVLFLRVLIQGMMIGTLFTPGFFISLISGVISTGAMCFLYGLKKHVSLVAISIFSALTHNIVQLIVVYFLLFRSVDIMGRSILIFIMIFLGIGVVSGGIIGVIASRLKLREG, encoded by the coding sequence GTGAAAAGAAATAAAAAAAACGAAAATAAAAAGAGAGAGCTTTATTTAGTGGCCTTTGTGCTGCTAGCTCTCTATTTTTCGTTGTTTGAAACTATAATTCCAAAACCCTTTCCATGGATGAAATTGGGGTTAGCTAATTTAGCTACGATAATAGTTTTAGTAAAATTTGGAAAAAAAATGGCCTTTGAGGTTTTATTTTTAAGAGTTCTTATTCAGGGAATGATGATAGGAACCCTGTTTACCCCGGGATTTTTTATAAGTTTGATATCCGGAGTAATAAGTACAGGGGCCATGTGTTTTTTATATGGTTTAAAAAAACATGTAAGTCTTGTGGCAATAAGTATTTTTTCAGCTCTCACTCATAATATAGTACAATTAATAGTGGTGTATTTCCTCTTATTCAGGAGTGTTGATATTATGGGAAGATCCATATTGATATTTATAATGATATTTTTAGGGATAGGGGTTGTTTCAGGGGGAATAATAGGAGTTATAGCCAGCAGATTGAAATTACGGGAGGGGTAA
- the purB gene encoding adenylosuccinate lyase, which produces MKRRMMNVYSNPLVERYGSKEMLENFSPNKKFSSWRRLWIALAESEKELGLNITDEQIAEMKKYVNDINYDVAAKRELEVRHDVMAHVHAFGVQAPKAAPIIHLGATSAYVGDNTDLIQIKDGYEILKKKFVNIFKNMSDFAMEYKDLPTLGFTHFQAAQLTTVGKRTTLWLQSLMLDFEELEFRMENMRFRGVKGTTGTQASFEELFNGDYDKVKQLDIMVSKKLGFDRRFMVTGQTYDRKIDSETLNLLSNIAQTAHKLTNDIRLLQHLKEIEEPFGKKQIGSSAMAYKRNPMRSERISSLAKFVIAMQQSTAMTAATQWFERTLDDSANKRLSVPQAFLAVDSILVIMQNIFDGMVVYPKMIEKRIMSELPFMATEYIIMEGVKNGGDRQELHERIREHSMEAGKQVKIEGKENDLIERILADEYFNIDKEKLIKILDPKNFIGFAPQQTVEFIEEEINPIIKKYEHLLGMEAGLRV; this is translated from the coding sequence ATGAAGAGAAGAATGATGAATGTGTATTCAAACCCGTTAGTAGAGAGATATGGATCTAAAGAGATGTTAGAAAACTTTTCACCGAATAAGAAATTTTCAAGCTGGAGAAGGCTTTGGATTGCTTTGGCAGAATCAGAAAAAGAATTAGGATTGAATATAACCGATGAACAGATAGCAGAGATGAAAAAATATGTGAATGACATCAACTACGATGTTGCAGCTAAGAGAGAATTAGAGGTAAGACATGATGTAATGGCTCATGTACATGCATTTGGTGTACAGGCACCAAAAGCTGCACCAATTATCCATCTGGGAGCGACTTCTGCTTATGTAGGGGATAATACGGATTTAATTCAAATAAAAGACGGATATGAGATCTTAAAGAAGAAGTTTGTAAATATATTTAAAAATATGTCTGATTTCGCAATGGAATACAAAGATCTTCCTACCCTGGGATTTACACATTTCCAAGCTGCACAGTTGACTACAGTAGGGAAAAGAACTACATTATGGTTACAAAGTTTAATGTTGGATTTTGAAGAGCTGGAATTCAGAATGGAAAATATGAGATTCAGAGGAGTGAAGGGAACAACTGGAACTCAGGCTAGTTTCGAAGAGTTATTCAATGGGGATTATGATAAGGTAAAGCAGCTTGATATCATGGTTTCTAAAAAATTAGGTTTTGACAGAAGATTTATGGTAACTGGCCAGACTTATGACAGGAAAATAGATTCAGAAACATTGAACTTATTATCGAATATAGCTCAAACAGCTCATAAATTGACTAACGACATCAGGTTATTACAACATCTAAAGGAAATAGAGGAACCATTTGGAAAGAAACAAATCGGATCTTCAGCTATGGCATACAAGAGAAACCCGATGAGAAGTGAGAGAATATCATCGTTAGCAAAATTCGTAATAGCTATGCAGCAGAGTACAGCTATGACAGCAGCTACCCAGTGGTTTGAAAGAACATTGGATGACTCAGCAAATAAGAGATTATCTGTACCCCAGGCATTTTTAGCAGTGGATTCAATCTTGGTAATTATGCAAAACATTTTCGATGGAATGGTAGTGTATCCAAAGATGATAGAAAAGAGAATCATGTCTGAGCTGCCGTTTATGGCAACTGAATATATCATCATGGAAGGGGTAAAAAATGGTGGAGACAGGCAGGAACTGCATGAAAGAATAAGAGAACATTCCATGGAAGCTGGGAAACAAGTTAAGATAGAAGGAAAAGAGAACGATCTTATTGAAAGAATCTTAGCTGATGAATATTTTAATATAGACAAAGAAAAATTAATAAAAATCTTAGATCCTAAAAACTTTATTGGATTTGCTCCTCAACAAACAGTGGAATTTATAGAGGAAGAGATCAACCCAATCATAAAAAAATATGAGCACTTACTTGGAATGGAAGCTGGCTTAAGAGTATAG
- the rimI gene encoding ribosomal protein S18-alanine N-acetyltransferase: MIEIREVEENELMDLFDIEQISFKNSYRISTLADLYGNPSYKFLGIFNRKRLAGYIILLDSIDVYEVIKIAVSPNYRGRGLGKKLLSFVLGDLDKNLMLEVRVSNGTAINLYESLGFEKINIRKGYYGDTGEDGIVYLFTK, translated from the coding sequence ATGATAGAGATAAGAGAGGTAGAAGAGAATGAATTGATGGATCTTTTTGACATAGAGCAAATTTCCTTTAAAAACAGTTATAGGATATCAACTCTGGCTGATCTGTATGGAAATCCATCCTATAAATTTTTAGGAATTTTTAATAGAAAGAGACTGGCAGGTTATATCATCTTGCTGGACAGTATAGATGTATATGAAGTTATAAAGATAGCTGTTTCTCCTAACTATAGAGGTAGGGGGCTGGGAAAAAAACTTCTGAGTTTTGTATTGGGAGACCTGGATAAAAACCTGATGTTGGAAGTCAGAGTATCCAATGGGACAGCGATCAATCTTTATGAAAGTCTGGGATTTGAAAAAATCAATATCCGAAAGGGATATTATGGTGATACAGGGGAAGACGGCATAGTATATTTGTTTACTAAATAA